A window of the Gammaproteobacteria bacterium genome harbors these coding sequences:
- a CDS encoding Rpn family recombination-promoting nuclease/putative transposase, giving the protein MSRYLDPKADVVFKKIFGDHPHLLMSFLNAVLPLPVDSPIVELTYLPSEQVPAIPEFKRTIADAKCKDAKGRAFVVEMQMNWTDSFKQRLLFGASQAFVKQLDKGKDYVLLQPVYGLGLVAEIYDTLSPDWYHHYQLVKKGSQDGDIIDHLQLIFIELPKFPVHSAEEKTLRLLWLRFLREIDEKTKTVSHELLEVPEIAEAVELAEESAYTQAELAFYESYWDQVRREKTLMSEKYTKGLAAGKAEGKAEGLVEGLAAGEARGKAEGKVEGKMEIARKMLTLNFSVATIVEATELTEEEIECLKE; this is encoded by the coding sequence ATGTCACGCTATTTAGACCCGAAAGCCGATGTGGTATTTAAAAAGATTTTTGGCGATCATCCGCATTTGCTGATGAGTTTTTTAAATGCTGTTTTGCCTTTGCCCGTAGATAGTCCGATTGTAGAACTCACGTATTTACCCAGCGAACAAGTGCCGGCAATTCCTGAATTCAAGCGTACGATTGCTGATGCGAAGTGCAAAGATGCGAAGGGAAGGGCTTTTGTCGTCGAAATGCAGATGAATTGGACAGACAGTTTTAAACAGCGCTTACTTTTTGGTGCGAGCCAAGCCTTTGTAAAGCAATTGGATAAAGGAAAAGACTATGTGTTACTGCAGCCGGTGTATGGATTAGGATTAGTCGCAGAAATTTACGATACCCTAAGTCCGGATTGGTACCATCATTATCAACTGGTGAAGAAAGGCAGTCAGGACGGCGATATTATTGACCATCTTCAATTAATTTTTATTGAGTTACCTAAGTTTCCTGTTCATTCTGCGGAAGAAAAGACATTAAGACTGTTATGGTTACGGTTTTTACGTGAAATTGATGAAAAAACCAAGACGGTCTCTCACGAATTACTGGAAGTGCCTGAAATTGCCGAAGCGGTGGAATTGGCTGAAGAATCCGCTTACACCCAAGCAGAACTCGCTTTTTATGAAAGTTATTGGGATCAAGTGAGACGAGAAAAAACACTGATGTCAGAAAAGTATACTAAAGGGTTAGCAGCAGGAAAAGCGGAAGGAAAAGCGGAAGGTTTGGTGGAAGGTTTGGCTGCAGGTGAGGCGAGAGGCAAAGCTGAAGGTAAAGTCGAGGGAAAAATGGAAATCGCAAGAAAAATGCTAACGTTGAATTTTTCTGTTGCTACTATTGTTGAAGCGACGGAGTTGACAGAGGAGGAAATCGAATGTTTGAAAGAATAA